From Kitasatospora sp. MAP12-44:
CGAAGGCGGCCAGCGCGCCGATGTTGAGCGCGTTCTTGCCGGGCAGCGTCAGCGGGCGCGAGGGGATCCGGGCGGACAGCTTGAGGAAGGCGACGATGGAGCCGGTGAAGGTGACCGCCCCGATGAAGATGCCGATGAAGACCTCGGCGTGGTGGATACCCAGCAGGTCGGCGGCGATGCGGGTCTGCGCCGAGCCGTGCGACTCGACCTCCAGGTAGCTGTCCCAGCCGACCAGCACCGCGGCGAGGCCGACGAAACTGTGCAGGACGGCGATGAGTTCGGGCATCTGCGTCATCTCGACCTGCCGCGCCCGCCACAGGCCGATCGCCGCGCCCAGCGCCATCGCGAGAACGATCAGGGCGGCCGCGCCGGCCGCGATGCTCTGGGCCGCCACCACGACCGTGGCGACCAGGGCGAGGGCCATGCCGGCGATCCCGTAGACGACGCCGGCGCGGGAGGTGCGGTGCTGGGACAGGCCGGCCAGGCTGAGGATGAACAGCAGCGCCGCGACCAGATCGGCGGCGTGGGAGGCTGTGGTGGACGTCATCGGGGCTCAGCGCCTTTCCGGGGCGGGGGCGGGGGCGGGGGCGGTCGAGAACATGTTCAGCATGCGGCGGGTGACGGCGAAACCGCCGAAGATGTTCACACTCGTCAGCAGGATCGCCACGAAGGACAGGACCGTGACGACCACGCTCTCGTGCCCGATCTGCAGCAGGGCACCGATCACCACGATCCCGGAGATCGCGTTGGTCACCGACATCAGCGGGGTGTGCAGGGCGTGGTGGACCTTGCCGATGACGTAGTAGCCGATGACCACCGCGAGCGCGAACACCGTGAAGTTCTCGGCGAGTTGGGCCGGGGCGAAGGCGACGGTCGCGAACATCGCCAGCATGCCGGCGCCGATCAGGCCGAAGCGGGCCGCCGGAGTGAGCCGGGACTGCTTCGGCTGCACGGCCGGTGCGGCCGCGGCAGGCTGCGCGGCGGGGGCGGCGGAGACCGCCACGGGTGGCGGCGGCCAGGTGATCTCCCCCACTCGCACCACGGTCACCGCCCGTTGGACCACGTCGTCGAAGTCGAGGGCCAACTGCCCGTCCTTGCCGGGCGTCAGCAGCTTCAGCAGGTTGACCAGGTTGGTGCCGAACAGCTGGGAGGCCTGGGCGGGCAGCCGGGCCGCGAGGTCGGTGTAGCCGATGATGGTGACGCCGTTGCCGGTGACCACCGCGCGCCCCGGCACGGTGCCCTCGACGTTGCCGCCCTGCACGGCGGCCATGTCGACGATGACGCTGCCGGACTTCATCGCCGCCACGTCCTCGGCGGTGAGCAGGCGCGGAGCGGGACGGCCGGGAATGAGCGCGGTGGTGATGACGATGTCCACCTCCCGCGCCTGCTCGCGGTAGAGCTCGGCGGCCGCGCGGTCGTAGTCGGCGGAGGTCGCCCGGGCGTAGCCGTCCGTACCGG
This genomic window contains:
- a CDS encoding Re/Si-specific NAD(P)(+) transhydrogenase subunit alpha; this encodes MSVPGSTHQPPQRIGVVTESTPGETRVAATPSTVGGLLALGYEVVVESGAGSASGFTDDAYAEAGASIGDAWSADAVLKVNAPSTGEIARLSDGATVVGLLAPAQRPELLEALSSRPVTALALDAVPRISRAQSMDVLSSMANIAGYRAVIEAAHVFGRFFTGQVTAAGKVPPAKVLVAGAGVAGLAAIGAASSLGAIVRATDPRPEVADQVRSVGGEYLAVQVAQEAGTDGYARATSADYDRAAAELYREQAREVDIVITTALIPGRPAPRLLTAEDVAAMKSGSVIVDMAAVQGGNVEGTVPGRAVVTGNGVTIIGYTDLAARLPAQASQLFGTNLVNLLKLLTPGKDGQLALDFDDVVQRAVTVVRVGEITWPPPPVAVSAAPAAQPAAAAPAVQPKQSRLTPAARFGLIGAGMLAMFATVAFAPAQLAENFTVFALAVVIGYYVIGKVHHALHTPLMSVTNAISGIVVIGALLQIGHESVVVTVLSFVAILLTSVNIFGGFAVTRRMLNMFSTAPAPAPAPERR